The Chrysemys picta bellii isolate R12L10 chromosome 5, ASM1138683v2, whole genome shotgun sequence genome includes a window with the following:
- the MMAA gene encoding methylmalonic aciduria type A protein, mitochondrial isoform X2, with the protein MNTLSLLLRFPQYRFLRKISFKSFHSNFTPGSLFPYIQSFNSVCLYCTKWMLPASDLKRGMCYQATVDQQTQGLCDKEQRLVDKLYSGLIQGHRACLAEAITLIESTQSRKKEIAQVLIQKVLSYHREQEKLNKGKPLAFRVGLSGPPGAGKSTFIECFGKMLTERGHKVSVLAVDPSSSTSGGVGQSEFAVADMVDMFVLLLPPAGGDELQGIKRGIIEMADLVAITKADGDLVVPARRIQAEYVSAMKLLRKRSKVWRPKVMRMSAKTGEGISDMWDKMTEFHDLMLTSGELITKRRKQQKVWMWNLIQENMLDHFRSHLAVRDKIPLLEEKVLSGVLAPGLAADLLLKAFKDRP; encoded by the exons ATGAACACATTGTCATTGCTGCTAAGATTCCCTCAGTACCGTTTTCTTAGAAAGATTTCTTTCAAAAGCTTCCACTCAAATTTCACTCCTGGATCATTATTTCCATATATTCAATCTTTTAATTCAGTATGCTTGTATTGTACAAAGTGGATGTTGCCAGCAAGTGATTTGAAAAGAGGGATGTGTTATCAAGCAACCGTAGACCAACAAACACAGGGACTTTGTGACAAGGAACAGAGACTCGTAGACAAACTTTACAGTGGATTAATCCAAGGGCACAGAGCCTGCTTGGCAGAGGCCATTACTCTCATAGAATCAACTcagagcaggaaaaaggaaatagCCCAGGTGCTCATTCAGAAGGTATTATCCTACCACAGAGAACAAGAAAAGTTAAATAAAGGAAAACCACTAGCCTTTAGAGTGG GATTGTCTGGTCCCCCGGGTGCTGGGAAATCAACATTTATAGAATGCTTTGGGAAAATGCTTACAGAGAGGGGACACAAAGTGTCTGTGCTGGCTGTGGACCCTTCCTCTAGCACAAGCGGTG GTGTGGGGCAATCAGAGTTTGCAGTTGCTGATATGGTTGATATGTTTGTTTTGCTGCTACCACCAGCAGGAGGAGATGAGTTGCAG GGTATTAAACGGGGTATAATTGAGATGGCAGATCTAGTTGCTATAACTAAAGCTGATGGGGATTTAGTTGTGCCTGCGCGGCGGATACAAGCAGAATATGTTAGTGCTATGAAACTACTTCGCAAGCGCTCTAAGGTTTGGAGACCAAAG GTAATGCGCATGTCTGCTAAAACTGGAGAAGGCATTTCAGATATGTGGGATAAGATGACAGAATTTCATGATCTCATGCTTACAAGTGGTGAGTTGATCACCAAACGACGGAAACAGCAGAAAGTGTGGATGTGGAATCTAATCCAAGAAAATATGCTGGACCATTTTCGGAGTCATTTAGCAGTGAGGGATAAGATTCCACTTTTAGAAGAAAAGGTTCTCAGTGGTGTCttggctccagggctggcagcagACCTATTACTGAAAGCATTCAAAGACAGACCTTAA
- the MMAA gene encoding methylmalonic aciduria type A protein, mitochondrial isoform X3, translating to MLTERGHKVSVLAVDPSSSTSGGSLLGDKTRMTELSRDMNAYIRPSPTRGTLGGVTRTTNEAILLCEGGGYDIILVETVGVGQSEFAVADMVDMFVLLLPPAGGDELQGIKRGIIEMADLVAITKADGDLVVPARRIQAEYVSAMKLLRKRSKVWRPKVMRMSAKTGEGISDMWDKMTEFHDLMLTSGELITKRRKQQKVWMWNLIQENMLDHFRSHLAVRDKIPLLEEKVLSGVLAPGLAADLLLKAFKDRP from the exons ATGCTTACAGAGAGGGGACACAAAGTGTCTGTGCTGGCTGTGGACCCTTCCTCTAGCACAAGCGGTG GCTCACTCTTGGGTGATAAAACACGGATGACTGAGTTGTCAAGGGACATGAATGCTTACATCAGGCCATCTCCAACCAGGGGGACGTTAGGAGGTGTGACTAGGACCACAAATGAAGCTATTCTGCTATGTGAGGGAGGAGGCTATGACATCATTCTTGTGGAAACAGTAG GTGTGGGGCAATCAGAGTTTGCAGTTGCTGATATGGTTGATATGTTTGTTTTGCTGCTACCACCAGCAGGAGGAGATGAGTTGCAG GGTATTAAACGGGGTATAATTGAGATGGCAGATCTAGTTGCTATAACTAAAGCTGATGGGGATTTAGTTGTGCCTGCGCGGCGGATACAAGCAGAATATGTTAGTGCTATGAAACTACTTCGCAAGCGCTCTAAGGTTTGGAGACCAAAG GTAATGCGCATGTCTGCTAAAACTGGAGAAGGCATTTCAGATATGTGGGATAAGATGACAGAATTTCATGATCTCATGCTTACAAGTGGTGAGTTGATCACCAAACGACGGAAACAGCAGAAAGTGTGGATGTGGAATCTAATCCAAGAAAATATGCTGGACCATTTTCGGAGTCATTTAGCAGTGAGGGATAAGATTCCACTTTTAGAAGAAAAGGTTCTCAGTGGTGTCttggctccagggctggcagcagACCTATTACTGAAAGCATTCAAAGACAGACCTTAA
- the MMAA gene encoding methylmalonic aciduria type A protein, mitochondrial isoform X1: MNTLSLLLRFPQYRFLRKISFKSFHSNFTPGSLFPYIQSFNSVCLYCTKWMLPASDLKRGMCYQATVDQQTQGLCDKEQRLVDKLYSGLIQGHRACLAEAITLIESTQSRKKEIAQVLIQKVLSYHREQEKLNKGKPLAFRVGLSGPPGAGKSTFIECFGKMLTERGHKVSVLAVDPSSSTSGGSLLGDKTRMTELSRDMNAYIRPSPTRGTLGGVTRTTNEAILLCEGGGYDIILVETVGVGQSEFAVADMVDMFVLLLPPAGGDELQGIKRGIIEMADLVAITKADGDLVVPARRIQAEYVSAMKLLRKRSKVWRPKVMRMSAKTGEGISDMWDKMTEFHDLMLTSGELITKRRKQQKVWMWNLIQENMLDHFRSHLAVRDKIPLLEEKVLSGVLAPGLAADLLLKAFKDRP; the protein is encoded by the exons ATGAACACATTGTCATTGCTGCTAAGATTCCCTCAGTACCGTTTTCTTAGAAAGATTTCTTTCAAAAGCTTCCACTCAAATTTCACTCCTGGATCATTATTTCCATATATTCAATCTTTTAATTCAGTATGCTTGTATTGTACAAAGTGGATGTTGCCAGCAAGTGATTTGAAAAGAGGGATGTGTTATCAAGCAACCGTAGACCAACAAACACAGGGACTTTGTGACAAGGAACAGAGACTCGTAGACAAACTTTACAGTGGATTAATCCAAGGGCACAGAGCCTGCTTGGCAGAGGCCATTACTCTCATAGAATCAACTcagagcaggaaaaaggaaatagCCCAGGTGCTCATTCAGAAGGTATTATCCTACCACAGAGAACAAGAAAAGTTAAATAAAGGAAAACCACTAGCCTTTAGAGTGG GATTGTCTGGTCCCCCGGGTGCTGGGAAATCAACATTTATAGAATGCTTTGGGAAAATGCTTACAGAGAGGGGACACAAAGTGTCTGTGCTGGCTGTGGACCCTTCCTCTAGCACAAGCGGTG GCTCACTCTTGGGTGATAAAACACGGATGACTGAGTTGTCAAGGGACATGAATGCTTACATCAGGCCATCTCCAACCAGGGGGACGTTAGGAGGTGTGACTAGGACCACAAATGAAGCTATTCTGCTATGTGAGGGAGGAGGCTATGACATCATTCTTGTGGAAACAGTAG GTGTGGGGCAATCAGAGTTTGCAGTTGCTGATATGGTTGATATGTTTGTTTTGCTGCTACCACCAGCAGGAGGAGATGAGTTGCAG GGTATTAAACGGGGTATAATTGAGATGGCAGATCTAGTTGCTATAACTAAAGCTGATGGGGATTTAGTTGTGCCTGCGCGGCGGATACAAGCAGAATATGTTAGTGCTATGAAACTACTTCGCAAGCGCTCTAAGGTTTGGAGACCAAAG GTAATGCGCATGTCTGCTAAAACTGGAGAAGGCATTTCAGATATGTGGGATAAGATGACAGAATTTCATGATCTCATGCTTACAAGTGGTGAGTTGATCACCAAACGACGGAAACAGCAGAAAGTGTGGATGTGGAATCTAATCCAAGAAAATATGCTGGACCATTTTCGGAGTCATTTAGCAGTGAGGGATAAGATTCCACTTTTAGAAGAAAAGGTTCTCAGTGGTGTCttggctccagggctggcagcagACCTATTACTGAAAGCATTCAAAGACAGACCTTAA